A portion of the Nitrospira defluvii genome contains these proteins:
- a CDS encoding SAM-dependent methyltransferase: MEQHLMTQVEDPDALPQPLGEYKPVDYWQAHINTLFYQLRGDQQRSFYQTFTSADYRLAHALAADYFEQVTKRDRAASKQGSSVTRSAGDTAPAVSAASLTVMEWGPGNGNLAACFLGHLQRLDKAGQVYPRVRYVLVDSQASALEQARSHPDLVPHLSKVESLCADVENLATVADGTVDRIVCNELWNELATKLIVKKGGEYEEEHLRPNLNERKAAAIADWSGFVRAFEAKDIEKLKQCPPFLDDLIWEREYHKVEWKDVPYRKTITEFMKAIDDEVLVPVNLGACASIKEAKRVLASNAVGFSSFDAGTADLRVLNDPDKPCYGQFGGQHSFMVNLALIQAVAKHLGIATTTVETQREFVGSRLGTNVMTLMDVLACHPMVGSKVPAWELDRLTLQTIRALNEIYESPYQRTIDFPLRHEMPAQERESAQGILRSLKPNGIPDTIAYVTEEELSQAQAELETLGYEREAVMMALGAPPSPVEYYHFAFRP; the protein is encoded by the coding sequence ATGGAACAGCACCTGATGACGCAGGTAGAGGATCCCGACGCATTGCCTCAACCGCTCGGGGAGTACAAGCCGGTCGATTACTGGCAGGCGCATATCAATACTCTGTTCTATCAACTACGGGGCGACCAGCAACGGAGTTTCTATCAGACATTCACATCGGCCGACTATCGATTGGCCCACGCGCTGGCCGCCGACTATTTTGAGCAGGTGACGAAGCGAGACCGCGCCGCGAGTAAGCAAGGTTCGTCCGTCACTCGGAGCGCCGGTGATACGGCACCCGCTGTGTCTGCGGCGTCGCTGACGGTCATGGAGTGGGGCCCCGGAAACGGCAATCTGGCAGCCTGCTTCCTTGGCCATTTACAGAGGCTCGACAAGGCCGGGCAGGTCTACCCCCGCGTGCGGTATGTCCTGGTTGATTCTCAGGCCTCTGCCTTGGAACAGGCGCGCTCCCATCCCGATTTGGTTCCTCATCTGTCCAAGGTGGAGTCGCTCTGCGCTGATGTCGAGAATCTGGCTACCGTTGCGGACGGAACCGTCGATCGCATCGTCTGCAATGAACTTTGGAATGAGTTGGCGACCAAGCTCATTGTGAAGAAGGGCGGGGAGTATGAGGAAGAACATCTCCGGCCGAACCTCAATGAGCGCAAGGCAGCCGCGATTGCCGATTGGTCCGGCTTTGTCCGGGCCTTTGAAGCGAAAGATATCGAGAAGTTGAAGCAGTGTCCGCCGTTCCTGGACGACCTGATCTGGGAGCGCGAGTACCACAAGGTGGAGTGGAAAGATGTTCCATATCGCAAGACGATCACCGAATTTATGAAGGCCATCGACGACGAGGTGCTGGTGCCGGTGAATCTTGGCGCCTGCGCGTCAATCAAGGAAGCCAAGCGGGTGTTGGCGTCGAATGCCGTAGGGTTCAGCAGTTTCGATGCCGGGACGGCGGATCTGCGGGTGCTCAACGATCCCGACAAGCCCTGTTATGGTCAGTTCGGAGGACAACACAGTTTCATGGTGAACCTGGCATTGATTCAGGCGGTGGCCAAGCACCTGGGCATTGCGACCACCACCGTGGAAACGCAACGGGAGTTCGTTGGAAGCCGGCTCGGGACTAACGTGATGACGCTGATGGATGTACTGGCCTGCCATCCGATGGTCGGTTCAAAAGTGCCGGCCTGGGAGTTGGATCGCTTGACCTTGCAGACCATTCGCGCGCTGAACGAGATCTATGAAAGCCCCTATCAGCGCACGATCGATTTCCCGCTCCGCCACGAGATGCCCGCGCAGGAGCGTGAATCGGCGCAGGGGATCCTGCGTTCGCTGAAGCCGAACGGGATTCCCGATACGATCGCCTATGTCACAGAAGAGGAATTGAGTCAGGCGCAGGCCGAGTTGGAGACCCTCGGCTATGAGCGTGAGGCGGTGATGATGGCCCTCGGGGCGCCGCCGAGTCCTGTCGAGTACTATCACTTCGCGTTTCGACCGTAA